One Candidatus Methylomirabilota bacterium DNA window includes the following coding sequences:
- a CDS encoding VIT family protein: protein MARADAGASRHPERHHTGRSGWLRAGVLGANDGLISTSSLLVGVAAAQAAREPLLITGLAGLLSGALSMAAGEYVSVSSQADTERADLEQEARELATQPGAERAELAAIYVRRGLAPELAAQVAEQLSAHDALAAHARDELGISRATRARPIQAALASAVAFSLGAAAPVLIVLLLPVGFLVPAISASTLVLLAVLGAVAARLGGAPRLKGSLRVAFWGAAAMIVTGMVGRLFDSSGG from the coding sequence ATGGCACGAGCCGACGCGGGCGCGTCCCGTCACCCGGAACGGCATCACACCGGTCGGAGCGGCTGGCTGCGCGCCGGAGTGCTGGGCGCCAACGATGGGCTGATCTCCACGAGCAGCCTGCTGGTCGGCGTGGCGGCAGCGCAGGCGGCGCGCGAGCCGCTGCTGATCACCGGGCTGGCCGGGCTGTTGTCGGGCGCCCTGTCGATGGCAGCGGGCGAATACGTGTCGGTCAGCTCCCAGGCCGACACCGAGCGCGCCGACCTCGAACAGGAGGCCCGCGAGCTGGCCACCCAGCCCGGCGCCGAGCGCGCCGAGCTGGCCGCGATCTACGTTCGGCGCGGGCTGGCGCCCGAGCTGGCCGCACAGGTCGCCGAGCAGCTGTCGGCTCACGATGCGCTGGCCGCCCACGCGCGTGACGAGCTGGGCATCTCCCGGGCCACGCGGGCGCGGCCGATTCAGGCCGCGCTGGCCTCGGCGGTGGCCTTTTCCCTGGGCGCGGCGGCGCCGGTGCTGATCGTGCTGCTGCTGCCGGTTGGATTTCTGGTGCCGGCGATCTCGGCCTCCACGCTGGTGCTGCTGGCGGTGCTCGGCGCCGTCGCTGCCCGGCTGGGCGGCGCCCCCCGGCTGAAAGGAAGTCTGCGGGTGGCGTTCTGGGGCGCCGCCGCGATGATCGTCACAGGAATGGTCGGGCGGCTCTTCGACTCGAGCGGCGGCTAG
- a CDS encoding enoyl-CoA hydratase-related protein, giving the protein MTYKCLLYEVKDGVATLTLNRPDRLNALGDTLREDLLDAVTRTAANPDVRVMVLTGAGKGFCAGGDVKAMDEGRQAGRERPVLDKIAPSRDRTLLAMRDAPQPIIAAINGAAAGAGMNLALACDLRIASTAAKFSQAFVKRGLHPDWGGTYFLPRAVGMAKACELIFTGDLIDAQEALRLGLVGRVVAPEELIPAADELARKIAAGPPLAIRLAKRALYHNADCDLRQALEFETFAQNICQDTEDAREGVRAFVEKRAPVFRGR; this is encoded by the coding sequence ATGACGTACAAGTGCCTGCTCTACGAGGTGAAGGACGGCGTCGCCACCCTCACCCTCAACCGCCCCGATCGCCTCAACGCGCTCGGCGATACGCTGCGGGAGGATCTGCTCGACGCGGTCACGCGCACCGCCGCCAACCCCGACGTCCGCGTGATGGTGCTCACCGGCGCCGGCAAGGGCTTCTGCGCCGGCGGCGACGTCAAGGCCATGGACGAGGGCCGACAAGCCGGGCGCGAGCGGCCGGTGCTGGACAAGATCGCGCCCTCGCGCGACCGCACGCTGCTGGCCATGCGTGACGCGCCCCAGCCGATCATTGCCGCCATCAACGGAGCGGCGGCCGGGGCCGGCATGAACCTGGCCCTGGCCTGCGACCTGCGTATCGCGTCGACGGCCGCGAAGTTCTCGCAAGCCTTCGTCAAGCGCGGGCTCCACCCGGACTGGGGCGGGACGTATTTCCTGCCCCGCGCGGTGGGCATGGCCAAGGCCTGCGAGCTGATCTTCACGGGCGATCTGATCGACGCGCAGGAGGCCCTGCGGCTCGGCCTGGTCGGCCGGGTGGTGGCGCCGGAGGAGCTGATCCCCGCTGCCGACGAGCTCGCCCGCAAGATCGCCGCCGGGCCGCCCCTGGCCATCCGGCTGGCCAAGCGCGCGCTCTATCACAACGCGGACTGCGACCTGCGCCAGGCCCTGGAGTTCGAGACCTTCGCCCAGAACATCTGTCAGGACACCGAGGACGCTCGGGAGGGCGTGCGCGCCTTCGTGGAGAAACGCGCCCCCGTCTTCCGCGGGCGCTGA
- the metC gene encoding cystathionine beta-lyase, giving the protein MQPDTQVVHAGRHPERHFGVVNPPIYRASTILYQTVAEFDARQARRYTHQTSYGMHGTPTTFALAEAVAELSGGRHAIIVSSGLAAITQTLTAVLRQGDHLLAPDSAYGPTRNFATTVLARLGVEVTFYDPLVGAGIAGLIRDTTRVVYVESPGSQTFEVQDVPAIARAAHARGALVIMDNTWATPLNFHAFEHGVDIEIQAGTKYLAGHSDLLVGAITIRDEALFRTVKDGVAAFGDCVAPDVCYETLRGLRTLAVRLRHHERSALAVTTWLERRPEVARVLYPALPTDPGHALWKRDFLGASSLFSVLLRTTSPPAVAAMLEGLRLFKMGASFGGFESLIIPARAADTRTVRPWRERGTLVRVHVGLEAVEDLIADLEDGFARLATASA; this is encoded by the coding sequence ATGCAACCAGACACGCAGGTGGTACACGCCGGTCGGCATCCCGAGCGTCACTTCGGAGTCGTGAACCCGCCGATCTACCGGGCCTCGACGATCCTCTACCAGACCGTCGCCGAGTTCGATGCGCGCCAGGCCCGCCGCTACACGCACCAGACCTCCTACGGCATGCACGGCACGCCGACTACGTTCGCGCTGGCCGAGGCGGTGGCCGAGCTGTCGGGCGGACGGCACGCGATCATCGTCTCCTCGGGGCTGGCGGCCATTACCCAGACCCTGACGGCCGTTCTGCGGCAGGGCGATCATCTGCTCGCCCCCGATTCCGCGTACGGGCCGACCCGGAACTTCGCCACCACGGTGCTGGCCCGGCTGGGCGTGGAGGTGACCTTCTACGACCCGCTCGTCGGGGCCGGCATCGCGGGGCTGATCCGCGACACGACCCGTGTCGTGTACGTGGAGTCGCCGGGCTCGCAGACCTTCGAGGTCCAGGACGTTCCGGCCATCGCCCGCGCGGCCCACGCCAGGGGCGCCCTCGTCATCATGGACAACACCTGGGCGACGCCGCTCAACTTCCACGCCTTCGAGCACGGCGTGGACATCGAGATTCAGGCCGGCACCAAGTACCTGGCCGGCCACTCCGATCTGCTCGTGGGCGCGATCACCATCCGCGACGAGGCGCTCTTCCGCACCGTCAAGGACGGGGTGGCCGCCTTCGGGGACTGTGTCGCGCCTGACGTCTGCTACGAGACGCTGCGTGGCCTGCGCACCCTGGCCGTGCGCCTGCGCCATCACGAGCGGTCAGCCCTGGCCGTCACCACCTGGCTCGAGCGACGGCCCGAGGTGGCCCGGGTCCTCTACCCGGCGCTGCCGACCGATCCCGGTCACGCCCTGTGGAAGCGCGACTTTCTCGGGGCGTCCAGCCTCTTCTCCGTGCTGCTGCGCACGACCTCGCCGCCGGCCGTGGCAGCGATGCTCGAAGGGCTTCGCCTGTTCAAGATGGGGGCGAGCTTCGGCGGCTTCGAGAGCCTGATCATCCCGGCCCGGGCCGCCGACACCCGCACGGTGCGACCGTGGCGCGAACGCGGCACGCTGGTGCGCGTGCACGTCGGCCTCGAAGCGGTGGAGGACCTGATCGCCGACCTCGAGGACGGCTTCGCCCGCCTCGCCACCGCGTCGGCCTGA
- a CDS encoding cupin domain-containing protein has translation MLKPIRRVVTGHNARGKSVIASDGPAPHVLTIPGRADFGLTNLWVTDASPASNEGQADAAARPVVLEPPAGGSIFRVVEFPPDKGGFDRKAAFASMGADHAMDPDASRHPGMHKTATVDYAIVLSGEIWALMDEGETLLHAGDCLVQRGTNHAWSNRSDRPCLVAFILISARPLS, from the coding sequence ATGCTCAAGCCGATCCGGCGCGTCGTGACCGGTCACAATGCCCGAGGCAAGTCCGTCATCGCGAGCGACGGGCCGGCGCCCCACGTGCTCACGATTCCCGGCCGCGCGGACTTCGGACTCACCAATCTCTGGGTGACGGACGCGAGCCCGGCCAGCAACGAGGGCCAGGCCGACGCCGCCGCGCGGCCGGTGGTGCTGGAGCCACCGGCGGGCGGCTCCATCTTTCGCGTCGTCGAGTTTCCGCCGGACAAGGGCGGCTTCGACCGCAAGGCGGCGTTCGCGTCGATGGGGGCCGATCACGCCATGGACCCCGACGCCTCCCGGCACCCGGGGATGCACAAGACGGCCACGGTCGACTACGCCATCGTCCTCTCCGGCGAGATCTGGGCCCTCATGGACGAAGGTGAGACGCTGCTCCACGCCGGCGACTGTCTCGTGCAGCGAGGGACCAACCACGCGTGGAGCAACCGGAGCGACCGGCCGTGCCTGGTCGCGTTCATCCTGATCAGCGCCCGGCCGCTGAGCTAG
- a CDS encoding acyl-CoA dehydrogenase family protein: protein MDFEYAPEHEAFRQEFRGWLAAHLSPELCLDDASDDRVASDHATFERRRAWQKTMHAAGWVGITWPRQYGGREAGVIERVIWEEEYTAARAPVLPGNMALNLVGPTIIHWGTDEQKRRHLPAILAADEIWCQGFSEPGAGSDLASLGTRAVDRGDHFVVNGQKVWTSGAHFAHWIILLARTNPEAPKHQGISCLLIPMTTPGITVRPLVLMTGHHHFNEVFLTDVVVPKANLLGPLDQGWKVATTTLMHERHSAGGRNHAAQIERLLALARRVRVDEHPAWEDPRLRQRLAQLVIESAALKYTRLRSLTRQLRGEPPGPEGSILKLSGSELGVRIGDVAGELLGLHALVNRPSEIVPDAPRWFNRVLAARQYTISAGTSEIQRNIIGERVLGLPRG, encoded by the coding sequence ATGGACTTCGAATACGCTCCCGAGCACGAGGCGTTTCGTCAGGAGTTCCGTGGTTGGCTCGCCGCGCACCTGTCGCCCGAGCTGTGCCTGGACGACGCCAGCGACGATCGGGTGGCCTCCGACCACGCGACGTTTGAGCGCCGCCGGGCCTGGCAGAAGACGATGCACGCCGCCGGTTGGGTCGGCATCACGTGGCCGCGGCAGTATGGGGGCCGCGAGGCCGGGGTGATCGAGCGCGTCATCTGGGAGGAGGAGTACACGGCCGCGCGCGCCCCGGTGCTCCCGGGCAATATGGCCCTGAATCTCGTCGGGCCGACCATCATCCACTGGGGCACCGACGAGCAGAAGCGGCGGCACCTGCCGGCCATCCTCGCCGCCGACGAGATCTGGTGCCAGGGCTTCTCCGAGCCGGGCGCGGGCTCCGACCTGGCCAGCCTCGGGACGCGGGCCGTGGATCGGGGCGATCACTTCGTGGTCAACGGCCAGAAGGTGTGGACGTCGGGGGCCCACTTCGCCCACTGGATCATCCTGCTCGCCCGCACCAACCCGGAGGCGCCGAAGCACCAGGGGATCTCGTGCCTGCTCATTCCCATGACGACGCCCGGGATCACCGTGCGCCCGCTCGTCCTCATGACCGGCCACCACCATTTCAACGAGGTCTTCCTGACCGACGTGGTCGTGCCGAAGGCGAACCTGCTCGGCCCGCTCGATCAGGGCTGGAAGGTGGCGACGACCACGCTCATGCACGAGCGCCACTCCGCGGGAGGCCGGAACCATGCCGCGCAAATCGAGCGGCTCCTGGCGCTGGCCCGGCGCGTGCGGGTGGACGAGCACCCGGCCTGGGAGGATCCGCGCCTCCGCCAGCGGCTCGCGCAGCTCGTCATCGAGTCCGCGGCGCTCAAATACACCCGGCTCCGGAGCCTGACCCGTCAGCTCCGGGGCGAGCCGCCCGGGCCCGAGGGGTCCATCCTGAAGCTCAGCGGCTCCGAGCTGGGCGTGCGAATCGGCGACGTGGCCGGCGAGCTGCTCGGCCTGCACGCGCTGGTCAACCGGCCTTCGGAGATCGTCCCCGACGCGCCCCGCTGGTTCAACCGGGTGCTCGCCGCGCGGCAGTACACGATCTCGGCGGGGACCAGCGAGATCCAGCGCAACATCATCGGTGAGCGCGTGCTCGGCCTGCCTAGGGGCTGA
- a CDS encoding acetyl-CoA acetyltransferase: MRELRNSTCIVGVDESDEIGTLPGKSQLTLHVEAIHNAVRDAGLKVSDIDGVFTAGQHSPATIAEAIGVTPRYVDGTTVGGCSFIIMVGHAMLALHHGLCDVAVISHGESGRSGVGVSPRRDTALPGQYELPYGFGGAPTYFGLITTRHMHEYGTTLEQWAQVAVSTRQWAALNPKARNREPITVQDVLNSRPVVWPFNILNICLVTDAGGAVVMTRADRARDTAKKPVYVRGAGEGAEHVMLTQMRNLTFSEATRLAGEKAFAMAGVGPRDFDHLMFYDAFTSGPPIMLESLGFCKPGEGVHYFEPGRSTPGGSLPINTNGGGLSYTHSGMYGIFPIIESVRQLRGECGPRQVPKVKLSLVNGMGGMLSAAGTLVLSSER, encoded by the coding sequence ATGCGCGAGCTCAGAAACTCGACCTGCATCGTGGGTGTGGACGAGAGCGACGAGATCGGCACACTGCCCGGCAAGAGCCAGCTCACGCTCCACGTGGAAGCCATCCACAACGCCGTCCGCGACGCCGGCCTCAAGGTCAGCGACATCGACGGCGTCTTCACGGCCGGCCAGCACTCACCCGCCACCATCGCCGAGGCCATCGGGGTGACTCCCCGCTACGTCGACGGCACCACGGTGGGCGGCTGTTCCTTCATCATCATGGTGGGCCACGCCATGCTGGCCCTGCACCACGGGCTGTGCGACGTGGCCGTCATCTCGCACGGCGAATCCGGCCGCTCCGGCGTGGGCGTCTCCCCGCGCCGCGATACCGCCCTGCCCGGTCAGTACGAGCTGCCCTACGGCTTCGGCGGCGCGCCGACCTACTTCGGGCTGATCACCACGCGCCACATGCACGAATACGGCACGACCCTGGAGCAGTGGGCGCAGGTGGCCGTCTCCACCCGCCAGTGGGCCGCCCTCAACCCCAAGGCCCGCAATCGCGAGCCCATCACCGTGCAGGACGTGCTGAATTCCCGGCCCGTGGTCTGGCCCTTCAACATCCTGAACATCTGCCTGGTCACCGACGCCGGCGGCGCCGTGGTGATGACCCGGGCCGATCGCGCCCGGGACACCGCCAAGAAGCCCGTCTACGTCCGGGGCGCCGGCGAGGGCGCCGAGCACGTCATGCTCACCCAGATGCGGAACCTCACGTTCAGCGAGGCCACGCGACTCGCCGGTGAGAAGGCCTTCGCCATGGCCGGCGTGGGGCCCCGCGATTTCGACCACCTGATGTTCTACGACGCCTTCACCTCGGGGCCGCCGATCATGCTGGAGTCCCTGGGGTTCTGCAAACCCGGCGAGGGCGTGCACTATTTCGAGCCGGGCCGGTCGACGCCGGGGGGCAGCCTGCCGATCAACACCAACGGCGGCGGCCTCTCCTACACCCACAGCGGCATGTACGGCATCTTCCCGATCATCGAGTCGGTGCGCCAGCTCCGCGGCGAGTGCGGTCCGCGGCAGGTGCCCAAGGTGAAGCTCTCGCTCGTCAACGGCATGGGCGGCATGCTCTCGGCCGCGGGCACTCTCGTACTGTCGAGCGAACGCTAG
- a CDS encoding HdeD family acid-resistance protein translates to MEQTASSYGRTAWGPGRDADLLARNWWAVVLRGVAGIIFGIVALVLPAATIAALVLLFGAYALVDGIFNIVAAVTGRTGERPWWTLLLAGLVGIGAGLATFFLPGLTALTLLYVIAAWAIVIGVLEIAAAVRLRRVITNEWWLGLGGALSIVFGVLIMLAPGAGALAMVLWIGAFAVVYGIALVVLGLRLRGRRTGSRRETVHRAA, encoded by the coding sequence ATGGAACAGACGGCGAGCAGCTACGGTCGGACGGCGTGGGGCCCGGGCAGGGACGCGGACCTGCTGGCCAGGAACTGGTGGGCCGTCGTGCTGCGGGGGGTCGCCGGGATCATCTTCGGCATCGTCGCACTGGTCCTGCCGGCGGCCACCATCGCGGCGCTCGTCCTGCTGTTCGGCGCCTACGCGCTGGTGGACGGCATCTTCAACATCGTCGCCGCGGTGACCGGACGCACCGGCGAGCGCCCCTGGTGGACCCTGCTCCTGGCGGGCCTCGTCGGCATCGGCGCCGGCCTGGCGACCTTCTTCCTGCCCGGGCTGACCGCGCTCACGCTGCTCTACGTCATCGCGGCCTGGGCCATCGTGATCGGTGTGCTCGAGATCGCGGCGGCGGTGCGGTTGCGCCGGGTCATCACGAACGAGTGGTGGCTGGGGCTCGGCGGGGCGCTGTCCATCGTCTTCGGCGTCTTGATCATGCTCGCCCCCGGGGCCGGGGCGCTGGCCATGGTGCTCTGGATCGGCGCATTCGCGGTGGTCTACGGCATCGCGCTGGTCGTGCTCGGCCTGCGACTGCGCGGACGGCGTACCGGGTCGCGCAGGGAAACGGTCCACCGCGCCGCCTGA
- a CDS encoding histidine phosphatase family protein translates to MGRTTIEVWLIRHGEAEWSRTGQHTGLTDLPLTVTGRRVAKGLAPILAAETFALVLTSPLRRARETCELTGLGDRAELEPDLVEWNYGEYEGLTTAAIHERRPGWLLFTDGAPGGERPEDVGRRVDRVITRARATPGNVAMFGHGHLLRALAARWLGWPVAAGRHFLLDTGTVSVLSA, encoded by the coding sequence ATGGGCAGGACCACCATCGAGGTATGGCTGATCCGCCACGGCGAGGCGGAATGGAGCCGGACCGGGCAGCACACGGGGCTGACCGACCTGCCGCTGACGGTGACCGGGCGTCGAGTCGCGAAAGGCCTCGCTCCCATTCTGGCCGCAGAGACGTTCGCGCTCGTGCTGACGAGCCCCCTGAGGCGGGCGCGTGAGACGTGTGAGCTCACCGGGCTCGGCGACCGCGCCGAGCTGGAGCCGGACCTCGTCGAGTGGAACTACGGTGAGTACGAAGGGTTGACGACCGCGGCGATCCACGAGCGCAGGCCCGGGTGGCTCCTGTTCACGGACGGGGCGCCGGGCGGGGAGCGGCCGGAGGACGTGGGCCGCCGGGTCGACCGCGTGATCACCCGGGCGCGGGCCACGCCGGGCAACGTGGCGATGTTCGGTCACGGGCATCTGCTCCGGGCGCTCGCGGCTCGGTGGTTGGGGTGGCCGGTCGCCGCGGGCCGTCACTTCCTGCTCGACACCGGCACCGTGAGCGTGTTGAGCGCGTAG
- a CDS encoding Zn-ribbon domain-containing OB-fold protein, whose amino-acid sequence MELDRPLPQPMTPEAKPYWEGARHGKLMIPKCRACGRAFMYPRVLCPFCASREIDWIQASGRGRLYSFEIAHQILNKAFKVKTPVVLAMVELEEGPRLLTNLVDVEPDPTKLRCDMPVEVVFAKLTDQVSLPMFRPARAAAGGAL is encoded by the coding sequence ATGGAGCTCGACCGCCCCCTGCCCCAGCCGATGACGCCTGAAGCCAAGCCCTACTGGGAGGGCGCCCGCCACGGCAAGCTGATGATTCCGAAGTGCCGCGCGTGCGGAAGGGCGTTCATGTACCCGCGCGTGCTGTGCCCGTTCTGCGCTTCTCGCGAGATCGACTGGATCCAGGCCAGCGGCCGCGGACGCCTCTATTCGTTCGAGATCGCCCACCAGATCCTCAACAAGGCCTTCAAGGTCAAGACCCCCGTGGTCCTGGCCATGGTGGAGCTGGAGGAGGGGCCGCGCCTGCTCACCAACCTGGTGGACGTCGAGCCCGATCCCACGAAGCTCCGGTGCGACATGCCGGTCGAGGTCGTCTTCGCGAAGCTCACGGACCAGGTGAGCCTGCCGATGTTCCGGCCGGCGAGGGCGGCGGCGGGAGGGGCGCTCTGA
- a CDS encoding SDR family NAD(P)-dependent oxidoreductase, translated as MKLLDGKVAVVTGGGTGIGRAVSLGLAAAGARVVVNDYGVSVDGRDPSSAPANQVVDEIVKAGGQAIASPESVATMAGGRNVIDLALKEFGDLHILVCCAGILRERMIFNMTEDEWDAVIAVHLKGHFTVMQPATAHMRQKKTGSITTFTSAAGLEGSPGQPNYSAAKEGIVGLTRSTALAMARYGVRCNAISPTADTRMTRRLPDDRRAASTATPPEAIAPVAVFLASDRAAHITGQVVGVRGNEVTIMSHPAPVRTVTSAETWTGERLAEVWDRALGQDRLRRLDALGIAWPPVPPA; from the coding sequence ATGAAGCTGCTGGACGGCAAGGTGGCGGTGGTGACGGGCGGGGGGACGGGCATCGGGCGCGCGGTGTCACTCGGTCTGGCGGCGGCAGGCGCGCGGGTCGTGGTCAACGACTACGGCGTCAGCGTGGACGGCCGCGATCCCTCCAGCGCGCCGGCCAATCAAGTCGTGGACGAGATCGTGAAGGCCGGGGGCCAGGCGATCGCCAGCCCGGAGAGCGTGGCCACGATGGCCGGCGGCCGGAACGTCATCGACCTCGCGCTCAAGGAGTTCGGCGACCTCCACATCCTCGTCTGCTGCGCGGGGATCCTGCGCGAGCGGATGATCTTCAACATGACCGAGGACGAATGGGACGCGGTCATCGCCGTCCATCTCAAGGGCCACTTCACGGTCATGCAGCCGGCCACGGCTCACATGCGCCAGAAGAAGACCGGCTCCATCACGACCTTCACGTCCGCGGCCGGTCTCGAGGGCTCCCCCGGTCAGCCGAACTACTCGGCGGCCAAAGAAGGGATCGTGGGTCTCACACGCTCCACGGCCCTCGCCATGGCCCGTTACGGGGTCCGCTGCAACGCGATCTCGCCCACCGCCGACACCCGGATGACCCGCCGGCTGCCCGACGATCGGCGCGCCGCGTCCACCGCCACCCCTCCCGAAGCGATCGCTCCGGTGGCGGTGTTTCTCGCCAGCGATCGCGCCGCCCACATCACGGGGCAGGTCGTCGGCGTGCGCGGCAACGAGGTGACGATCATGTCCCATCCGGCCCCCGTCCGTACGGTGACCAGCGCCGAGACCTGGACGGGCGAGCGCCTGGCCGAGGTGTGGGATCGGGCGCTCGGCCAGGACCGCCTGCGCCGCCTCGACGCGCTGGGCATCGCGTGGCCGCCGGTGCCGCCGGCGTGA
- a CDS encoding class I SAM-dependent methyltransferase has product MRIGPYPARPTPERALWAAGVLALVVLLAAGCAGRDDAGHHQHQFQNAERWARMFDDPARDAWQKPDEVIRALALASDALVADIGSGTGYFAVRLARAVPRGHVYGVDLEPDMVKHLAERARREGLANVTAVQAAPHDPRLPQPVDVVLLVNTYHHIAERPGYFGRLRQGLRPGGRVAIIDFLPDAPEGPPRHARIPVASVKEEMGQAGYGLLTEHSFLPYQYFLVFGPP; this is encoded by the coding sequence ATGCGGATCGGGCCATACCCGGCGAGGCCCACGCCCGAGCGCGCGCTCTGGGCCGCAGGGGTACTGGCCCTGGTCGTCCTGCTCGCCGCCGGGTGCGCCGGGCGCGACGACGCCGGGCACCATCAGCATCAGTTCCAGAATGCCGAGCGCTGGGCGCGGATGTTCGACGACCCGGCGCGGGACGCCTGGCAGAAGCCCGACGAGGTGATCCGGGCCCTCGCACTGGCGTCGGACGCGCTCGTGGCCGATATCGGCTCGGGCACCGGCTATTTTGCCGTGCGGCTGGCGCGAGCGGTACCACGCGGCCACGTCTACGGCGTCGACCTCGAGCCCGACATGGTGAAACACCTGGCCGAGCGCGCGCGCCGCGAAGGGCTCGCCAACGTCACGGCCGTCCAGGCGGCCCCGCACGACCCGCGGCTGCCCCAGCCCGTCGACGTGGTGCTCCTCGTGAACACCTATCACCACATCGCCGAGCGTCCCGGCTACTTCGGCCGCCTTCGCCAGGGCCTGCGCCCGGGTGGGCGCGTGGCTATCATCGATTTTCTACCGGACGCCCCCGAGGGCCCGCCGCGCCACGCCCGTATCCCGGTCGCCTCCGTGAAGGAGGAGATGGGCCAGGCCGGCTATGGCCTGCTCACCGAGCACTCGTTCCTGCCCTACCAGTACTTCCTGGTCTTCGGCCCGCCGTAG
- a CDS encoding mandelate racemase/muconate lactonizing enzyme family protein, translated as MIDGDLRIHSIEALAVDIPLARNFGGSTYAVLKRSTVITRLRTEGGLVSEVYNGDNREDGPEIVALIKEVLAPRVRGLGLFEGEQIWERLFALTHASRRRKALLEAIACVDCAIWDLAGKAVGQSVCALLGGHRRRLSIITIGGYYMPGKTLTDIGAEMEAYRRAGMAGCKFKVGGLAPEEDARRVEAARRAAGPDFAIAVDANRGWSVAEAVRFARLVEPLDIRWFEEPCHWQDDAAMMARVRASTRIPITAGQSEITSHGVRRLLEAGAVDLVNFDASEGGGVTEWRRAAALCSVAGVQMAHHEEPQIARQLLAAVPHGTYVECFADPERDPVWQALWSNRPAVKDGMIDVPPDPGFGLALDDAMIRRYRVA; from the coding sequence GTGATCGACGGCGACCTGCGCATCCACAGCATCGAGGCCCTCGCCGTCGACATTCCGCTCGCCCGCAACTTCGGCGGCAGCACCTACGCCGTGCTCAAGCGCTCCACCGTCATCACGCGACTCCGCACCGAGGGGGGCCTCGTCAGCGAGGTCTACAACGGCGACAACCGCGAGGACGGGCCCGAGATCGTCGCTCTGATCAAGGAGGTGCTCGCCCCGCGCGTGCGCGGGCTCGGCCTCTTCGAGGGCGAGCAGATCTGGGAGCGCCTGTTCGCGCTCACCCACGCCAGCCGCCGCCGAAAGGCCCTGCTCGAGGCCATCGCCTGTGTGGACTGCGCGATCTGGGACCTGGCCGGCAAGGCCGTCGGCCAGAGCGTGTGCGCCCTGCTCGGGGGCCATCGCCGCCGGCTCTCGATCATCACCATCGGCGGGTACTACATGCCGGGCAAGACCCTTACCGACATCGGCGCCGAGATGGAGGCCTATCGCCGGGCCGGAATGGCGGGGTGCAAGTTCAAGGTAGGTGGCCTCGCGCCCGAGGAGGATGCCCGGCGGGTCGAAGCCGCGCGCCGGGCCGCCGGGCCCGACTTCGCCATCGCCGTGGATGCCAACCGCGGCTGGTCGGTGGCCGAGGCGGTGCGCTTCGCCCGGCTCGTCGAGCCCCTGGACATCCGATGGTTCGAGGAGCCCTGCCACTGGCAGGACGATGCCGCCATGATGGCGCGGGTGCGCGCGTCGACCCGTATTCCCATCACGGCCGGCCAGAGCGAGATCACCAGCCACGGCGTGCGGCGGCTCCTCGAGGCCGGGGCCGTGGATCTCGTCAACTTCGACGCCTCGGAAGGTGGCGGCGTGACCGAGTGGCGCCGGGCCGCCGCCCTCTGCAGCGTGGCCGGCGTCCAGATGGCCCACCACGAGGAGCCCCAGATCGCCCGGCAGCTCCTGGCGGCGGTGCCGCACGGCACCTACGTCGAGTGCTTCGCCGACCCCGAGCGCGACCCGGTCTGGCAGGCTCTGTGGAGCAACCGCCCCGCCGTCAAGGATGGCATGATCGACGTACCGCCCGACCCCGGGTTCGGCCTCGCGCTCGACGACGCGATGATCCGGCGCTACCGGGTGGCCTAG